CATAAGGTGAATCCCATAGATTTTGAAAACAGTGAGGGTAATCTTGGGTTGGCCAATGACGGGCTATCTCACCTGAGCACAAAGTTGCCTATTTCACGATGGCAGGTAATAACGATCTTAATGTTCTTCAGATAGTCCCTTCGGTTTATTAACTACGAATCTTATTCTTCAAAGTGCCTCAAGTAGTGGTCTTATCAAGGGTTACTAAAATATTGGACATTCTGTTTATGCATGATACAATTCAACGCAGATTTTGCATATTTGTACTGCCGTTGCCTTATGGTTTTATGTTCTtcatttgtatgttttttttatgACACCTTACTTTATATTCGTTTAACAGCGTGATCTTACTGATTCAACTGTTCTGAGGAATATGGGGGTGGGATTAGGGCATTCTCTTCTTGCTTACAGAAGTGCCCTCCAGGGCATTGGAAAGCTCCAAGTAAGTATTTTGTTGTAGGCTTTCTGGGGAATCTTCTCCAACACTTGGAGAAACTACATTCAAGCACAAAGTATGCGTATCTTCGTCTATGATATAGTAAGTTGTTCATGTTTCTTATTTTTTCTCATTTCTAGGTAAATGAAGCTCGCCTAAGCGAAGATTTGGATCAATGCTGGGAAGTTCTTGCTGAGCCAATACAGACTGTAAGCATctcaaaactttttctttttgttgacaTTCTAGATTATTATATTAGATAAAAGGAACGATACAATAAAGCAAAATAAACGGTATATCTCCAAGATCGATAATCCTCTATTGTAATATATATTAAATCAATGTTGTATGACTCGGGGATCGCACACATGTACATATTTAATATCTGAGACTTTTTAGTAGTCTCAATTATCTTTTGTACTGCCTAACATTTTATGATAAAATCAACACTTTAAATCCTAATGCAAGGCTATTGTAAAACAAACTTTATAGTTCTGCCAAACTAAGTCTCAACATTAGATGAGTCATGACTGAAAATGGAAGAAAACTGATAAAAGTGAGAAGAAGATCCTCTGATCCAGCGCCTCCACCTCTAGTTTAGTTTCTCAgcctttatttttagtttttgttttttactTATATAGAAAGTTTGAAGGTGGTTGACTATTTTGACCCTGTAAACCGAGTTACTCGGGGATCGGACCGAGTCATGACTGACTCGGCGAGTAAATGCCTACCACTCGGCTGGGCCGAATATTTACTGATCGTATCGCTTGAAGGGCGATCCCTGAGTTACTTGCGTGTAACTCTGCCGATACATATTACGCGAGTAACTGAACCGATACATATTACATAATTAAATCCTTGCATTTTTTCtttacactttcaccatttttgTAAAACTCACAGATTTGTATTTTCCCTTATCAGGTGATGCGAAGATATGGTGTTCCCGAACCCTACGAGAAGCTGAAGGAACTAACCAGAGGAAAAGGAATTTCTAAAGATAGCATCAGAGAATTCATTTTAGGTTTAGAGATCCCTGCGGATGCAAAAGCTAATCTTCTGGAACTTACACCCCACAGCTACATCGGCGAAGCAACCATTTTAGCTAATGATGTTGATAAGTTTGTTGATCTAGTGAATGGTGTTCTTGCCTTATAGGTACCCATGACCCATCCAATCTGTGTGTATTTCCAGAAATTCCGCAATTAAACCTCATTTTCTGATTAATCACTGGCATGCTCctgtattttatgatttttgaaaCGAGATTTTTACTTTTTCTACACTTCATTGAACATacggttttgcttcaattttgaAACTTTCAAATGTATAAAAAGCATGAGAAATGAGCAAGATTTGATACTATTTGATTCAACTTATTCAGAAGATTTCCCTTGTTTTACTTTTTAAGCCAAACACTATGGTTGGTGATTTCGCTTCACTATAGCTTAGTTAAATTGTTGATCAGATCTGATCCACCCTTAAGCTAAGCGATGAGACTGGAAACTCGAACCCGTCTGAAAAACTGGAACGGAAACTCAGTTTTTATTTTGCTAAGCGATGAGACTGAAACTCGAACCCGTCTGAGAAACTGGAACGGAAACTCAGTTTTTATTTTGCACTATTTGCACATTTTGCTTGGCTACAATTAAGCCATAGCGAGGCCTTAATAGCGAAATGTTAGTGCTTGGCCTTAGGTCGGTCCCTAAAGCTTCCATATGCTATGCCAGGTGGCTTGGCAAACTGGCCGAGCCACTATGGGAGAAAAGGTAAGCGGTCGAGTCTCCACCGGACGGTTGAGACTACACCGCTACCGGTCTAGTCTACACCGGTAACGGTGTAGTTTCCACCATTTGGTGGATTTGAAACCTCCAACGGCTCTTTCTTCACCGCTATTAAAAAAAGGGCAAAAATTCACACAAAAATTACACcaaattttttacacaaaaaattTCCATCTTTCTATCTTATTATCTTTAAAAATGGCAAAGTTTGAATCCCAACTTGACTTGGctacccaacttgatttttctggagtggTGCTTGAATCCGCCCTTAACAAGATATGTGAAGGTTTTAAAGTAATTGgtaaaaatcaaagaagtatacaagttttggatattaaccaaatcaaacctccaactaagagaagaccaagaaaagttcaaaggaaggaaaatttgaaggcaaagaagaagataaacaaaggagactccgttcatgagcgcattgattggaagtttggtgaaatgaagaagataaacaagatgaagaacattgtcccaaatttttactTTTGAAGTCTTTATTATAAGTTATGTCATCATCTAGATGAATGAAAGAGGCACTAATATaaattaaaattctaaacttttaaTGAAAGATGCACTAGTTTTATATTAATATATCTTAAAATTAGAATTTGATACAAATGATAGTTGCATCATACAAACGAAAGATGCATCATATTCGGACATTTACTCTAAACTGGTCATATTTGGGCAACACCCTTAAAATAAGATAACAACCCTCAAAGTGATAATTTTGACCAACTATGTTGCGCCATTCGAGCCGACACATTTGCTCCACATCATTTGCGTTTTGGCCATTTTGTCGGTTTCGATAGCCTTCAGCAAGTACAACATCCACAACTTCACATCCTTGCTGATTATTCCAAAGCGACGACACAAAATCCATCTGCATTTCAATTATTGAGGTtcaatgtttcttcttgaaatctCTGAAATATGCGACTCCATACAATCTCTTGATGTTGATTTTGTCCACCATCGGCCATATCTTGcataacaaaaatataatgcctgcaaatggattcatcttcagatATGCTAAATTTGCGAGTTCGAACTGACATATTAgatttgtggagtgaaagaatggagattgaaaaaatggtgtgagttgaaatgaaatttgatattgtATTTATAGGCAGATGAAATGATGACCGTTGGATGAGATGATACGAGCGGTCTAGTCTACACCGCTGACGGTGGACAGTACACCTAACGGTGTAAGGTGTAAACTACACCTACCGGTGTAAACTACACCGAACGGTCGAGTTCTtgacctggcctggctaagtggcaaatttaccacttagccaggccagtttGACCCCTCCATGATGGGTGCTTAAATGACAAACAATCATATTTTCCACACCCACAGAAAGGGGCCATAATCTGCCCAGCTGAAATATACATCAGCTCAAACtgggcaaaaaaagaaaaaagtggaAGAGAAGGGTGTTTTGGGGATTTAAAAAAATGGCTCCAAGTAGGAAATTAAATTTAGTTTCATCggtgaaaacaaaaccaaaaatttctgctttCTCTTCCAAAGTTCATTTTTGGTGTTCACTATGAGTTATCAATTATCTCTAGATAAATCACTGTTTCGTTCTCCTCCATCTTcatttcgaaaccctaataattcttacAGAACCAGACAACATATCCCCACAAAAACaaatcaattttcatttcaattgtATTCCAAGAAACAGAGATTTCTCAATTCGTGGAGTAATTTTAGTACCGGAATCGCTGAAGAAGATGGGTTTAAGAAACGgtttctttcatctcaaattaAGGTTTCTCCTAATGATGCTTTATCAGTTCcaaatgatgatgatggtaaagaGTTTGAAGCACCCACTTTTATTGAGTTTATTACTTCTGAAAGAGTTAAAGTTGTCGCCATGGTTGGTCTTGCTTTAGCTCTTTGTAATGCTGATAGAGTTGTCATGTCTGTGGCTATTGTTCCTCTTTCTTTGTCTCATGGTTGGAGTAGGTCTTTTGCTGGTATTGTTCAGGTAATCAACATATAAACCCTACTTTTCACTCTTGATTTTGGAGGTTTTATATTAGGGTTTCATTTCCCTGATTCATTGTCGTTTGCAGTCGTCTTTTCTTTGGGGATACTTGATTTCACCTATTGTTGGAGGAGCTTTAGTAGATTATTATGGTGGTAAAGTAGTTATGGCATGGGGTGTGGCTATATGGTCATTAGCTACATTTTTCACACCATGGGCAGCTGAGACTTCTTTGTGGGCATTACTTGCAATGCGAGTATTGCTCGGTACTGCCGAAGGTGTAGCTTTACCTAGCATGAACAACATGATCTCAAGGTATTGCCCAAACTTCCTAATTTGTGGTTTCGGACTTCACGCTGAAGTTCATGCGATATAATATGGTTTTTGTGTGATAGAACATGTGGTTATGAAAATTGCAATAAGGGTTGTTGAACTAACATTTACTTTTAGATGGTTTCCGAAGACAGAACGATCCAGGGCAGTTGGAATTGCAATGGGTGGATTTCAGCTTGGAAATGTGATTGGACTTATGCTTTCTCCAATCCTCATGTCACAGGGAGGAGTCTTTGGACCTTTTGTGATATTTGGGTTATCTGGGTTACTTTGGGTTTTAGTGTGGGTTTCTGCCACCTCAAGTACTCCTGGTCGCCATCGTCAGATATCCAAGTATGAATTGGAATACATAACAAACATGAGGCAGAGCCCCGCAGTTCCAGGGTTGGAGAAGAAACCTAAAACGACAAATGTCATCCCTCCTTTTGGGCGCTTGCTTTCAAAATTACCTACTTGGGCCCTAATATCTGCAAATGCGATGCATAGCTGGGTAACGACTTTAATTCTGTTAGTGATAGCTTAGAAGTAGCCTTGGTCTTATTGTGTACCTTATCTGTCTTGCATTTATCTATTTAACAATTTTGGAAATGGTAATCTAATCATCAATTGACTTATGTGCAGGGGTATTTTGTTATTCTTTCGTGGATGCCCATATACTTCAGCACTGTAAGGCTTTAATGCACTATATAATTAGGAACAATTTTTTCCTCGGCTATTCTGTAGATGATTATTAGTAGTCTTAACTGGTTGAAATTTGTTTGTGTGGAACAGATCCATCATGTCGACCTCAGACAAGCAGCATGGTTTAGTGCAGTTCCATGGACCATGATGGCAGTTTTAGGATATTTTGCTGGTGTTTGGTCTGATATGCTAATATCCAGTGGCACACCAGTTACAACTACTCGCAAGATAATGCAGGTATGTCTTGTGAAGAAAATTTCCCACATGCATGGTTGTCAGGATCGATTATAGATTATTACTCAATGCAATTTTTGTTTTCCCTTTTGGACACATACATAAACTGGTACTGGGGTCGAACATTCAAGGACATTGAAACAGCTCTGCTAGCCGTGAACTTGTATATATTTGCAGCTTAACTCTACAAGTACAAAACTTGAAAAAATAGAAACtagaaataaaagagaaaatgTAGAAACATGACTTCATTTTTCTTCAAGATAAGCCTAGATGTAGCTGTTTTATCTAGGATGAAGAATACATCATATTACCCAGTCCCTAATTCCCATGTCAGCATTTCCTAATCTTTTTGAGCGACATGTCAGAGTACCCTGTATTCATACCCAACACCGACACTATTACCATTGTCATTACACGGATAACAACCTTACTTATATGTTATATCTCTTCTCTGCAGTCTATCGGCTTCATTGGTCCTGGGATTGCTCTTCTAGGTCTTACTGCTGCAAAAACTCCGTTTATTGCCTCTTTTTGGCTCACTGTAGCCGTTGGCTTGAAGTCTTTCAGCCACTCTGGTTTTCTTGTGAACCTTCAGGTGGGTATCTTTGAAACATCACATTTGGAAGCAGTAGACAAATgaatctttcatttgtatttttcTAAATGTTTTCCTTGTTTTACCATGTGAACAGGAAATCGCTCCACAGTATGCTGGCACACTACATGGTACTATTATTCATCTCTTATTTTATATTCCTTTTCTAGTTCCATAAATCTTAGAAATGACAAATGATAATTTTTGCTTTTAACTTTGAgaatggtgtttgttgttgtctcagtCTGACAAATGTTGATTGCTAACAGGAATGTCAAATACTGCCGGAACATTAGCTGCTATTATCGGAACTATTGGTGCCGGTTTCTTTGTCGAGCTAGTAGGTTCTTTCCGTGGGTTCCTGTTGTTTACCTCACTTCTGTATTTCGCAAGTGCTGTCTTCTGGAATACCTTTGCTACAGGAGAGCGGGTTAATTTTGATGAAGTTGATCAATAAAGGAGTACTTGTACTTTTACATCACAAGTTGTTTAAATCAGAAGTCATGGTGAAGTTTTATTACTCTCTTGATAATACTAATGCAACCAGCAGTATCATCAATGTACAGTTTCTTAGATGACATAGAAATCTGTAAGGAAATGTGTACATGTAATTACCAACCCCAAATTGACTGGCACGGCTTCTTACAGGAAACACTGAGCCGGAGAACTGAGAACATACCAACCTTATAGGAAGAGTGAGAGTACATTATTGTAGTTACATGCTTACGATTTGGAATCTTACTCTCTGCGCAACcaaaatgttttttttaattctggcGTCGTTTCCGCCAGCGTGGCTCTTTAGGACTTTCTTAATGCGGCGAGCTTTGATGGCGGGCGGAATTTTACTGTTGGTGCTTAGTATTCAACCGACGTCATCTTTTGGGATTTTTGTTTTTGCCGAACTTTTTCCGGCAAACTCCCCCGGGTGTGTTAGTTGGCAGCGGCATTTTCAGTCGATAGTTGGGCAATATAAAGTCATCGGCAGATTCCAACTTTTTCCGGTAAAGAATGACTGTTTTTaaacaagcttattataggggcggcatggtttattagagaggcggcattctaataggacaaaaagggtcattacatgatcattcaaggtgtctcttataaaaaaactggaaatgataaattaatcctcataattgataatctagtttagtgatgataatcaagtttaatgttaatgattaaattcatttatattaactcaaaatcaaaacaaaatcggactttagagtttaaaaaaaaaagaaaagtttggAGATGGTAgaagttttaacccaaagtgaaggtcaatctcaatcaattgaagaaattaaccaacaaagtgaatacccaatgcctgaaaatgaccaggtatacttctaaattagtcccaactagctttttgttgctcaaatacgtaaaaaaattcaattttttacattttcagagctaattacggttggcatttcgctcgtaaccaaccgtaattcatagttacggttcgtaaaagatgaactaccaaccgcaactggttaaatttgggaaaAACCCAAttataaaaccagttacggttgataactaaatgctcgatacgaaccgtaactcagttacggttggtaaccaaatgctcgataccaaccgtaactgagttacagtTGGTAAATAAAAATGGTTATCAACCGTAATTAAAGAAAAttttcagatataagaacatacggttggtaatagttctattaccaaccgtaacaacatcaaattctccagttacgattcgtaatagagttaaaatcaaccgtaactaacataaacctagaaattttaattttaattttcacctaaaatcctaatttttgatagaaattaaacttaaattgaacaaaataaactaaaccctaactgggtttttcacaATATACCTCATAGAAGTCATTGCACTTGATAAATTTTCGAATCgctgattaatcgaagacgatgaaatttccaattttaataaaggttacggttgatggaggagaagaaaagatgaagaagaagatggaaaaaggaactgattttattttttctgattcattatgtttaaaaaaaattgatttgattttggttgatttaaggtgaaaaggg
This portion of the Papaver somniferum cultivar HN1 chromosome 11, ASM357369v1, whole genome shotgun sequence genome encodes:
- the LOC113324956 gene encoding probable anion transporter 4, chloroplastic, with product MSYQLSLDKSLFRSPPSSFRNPNNSYRTRQHIPTKTNQFSFQLYSKKQRFLNSWSNFSTGIAEEDGFKKRFLSSQIKVSPNDALSVPNDDDGKEFEAPTFIEFITSERVKVVAMVGLALALCNADRVVMSVAIVPLSLSHGWSRSFAGIVQSSFLWGYLISPIVGGALVDYYGGKVVMAWGVAIWSLATFFTPWAAETSLWALLAMRVLLGTAEGVALPSMNNMISRWFPKTERSRAVGIAMGGFQLGNVIGLMLSPILMSQGGVFGPFVIFGLSGLLWVLVWVSATSSTPGRHRQISKYELEYITNMRQSPAVPGLEKKPKTTNVIPPFGRLLSKLPTWALISANAMHSWGYFVILSWMPIYFSTIHHVDLRQAAWFSAVPWTMMAVLGYFAGVWSDMLISSGTPVTTTRKIMQSIGFIGPGIALLGLTAAKTPFIASFWLTVAVGLKSFSHSGFLVNLQEIAPQYAGTLHGMSNTAGTLAAIIGTIGAGFFVELVGSFRGFLLFTSLLYFASAVFWNTFATGERVNFDEVDQ